TTATATTAATTGATAATATTCAAACGGCTATTGTTGTTAACAGTAGGGCTTGGGAGAAAAGAAGTCTAGAACCTCCAGTGACAGAAGATTTAATCCGTGGACCGAGAGTTGGATTAAATGAAGATATTAATGTGAATAAAATGCTAATTCGCCGTGGTTTACGTGATCCGAAGTTGCGGTTTCAATCTTATATTATGGGGAAGCGATCACAGAAAGAAGTAACCCTAGTATATATAGAAGATATTATTAACCCTTATATTGTAAAAGAACTAGATCGGCGCCTTCAATCAATAGTGACAGATGTTATTTTTGAGACGGGTACGATTGAACAATTAATTCAAGACAATAATTTATCGCCGTTTCCACAGTTTTTGAACACAGAAAGGCCTGACAATATTGTGGCCTCATTAACGAAAGGAAAGGCGGCTATTTTAGTAGACGGATCACCGTTCGCTCTTATTGCACCACTCGTATTTGTTGATATTTTTCAATCTGTAGAAGACCATTACGAGCGTTGGCTGATTGGGACGTTATTAAGAATTTTACGAATGGTTTCTGGTATTATGGCGGTTTTGTTACCGGCGATGTATGTAGCGCTTGTTTCATACCACCAAGGGCTTATTCCGTCTAAATTGGCCTATTCAATTGCTGGAGCGCGAGAAGGGGTTCCGTTTCCAGCGTATATTGAAACATTAATGATGGCATTAACGATGGAGTTAATACGAGAGGCTGGAATTAGATTGCCAAAGCCAATGGGGCAAACGATTGGTATTGTAGGTGGTCTTGTAATTGGAGAAGCGGCGGTGAATGCCGGGATTGTAAATCCATTTTTAGTAATTATTATTGCAGTTACTGCAATTGCTACCTTTTCGCTCCCTGTATATAGCATTACGATTACGTTTCGGATTTTACTTTTCGTCTTTGTATTAGCGGCGACTGCTTTTGGTTTGTATGGAATCATTTTAGCTCTTATTGCACTTGCTGTTCATATTACGAATTTGAAGAGTGTTGGTGTTCCGTATACAACGCCTATTGCTCCTGCATTTTATAAAGATTGGAAAGAAGAACTTATTCGTATACCAAAATCGATGTTGAAAGAGAGACCGGAATATTTACAAACGAAAGACTCTACATTACGTCCAAAGGAGCGAGAATAATTGAAACCATTTGAGTATGGCGATGAAGAGATTGGATCTCGGGAACTTGGGTTTGCGGTATCGTCGACCATTATTGGTATAGGTGCATTGTCTATGCCAAGGGAT
This Bacillus mycoides DNA region includes the following protein-coding sequences:
- the gerLA gene encoding spore germination protein GerLA; amino-acid sequence: MGNLLELKGNLFEVMKEIRDELGSPNDLTIREVALAGSSTRCAVIFLCGLTDKDNVYKYVVRTLQYEEIEKEAAVVQTLLDRFISIAEVGMKTTFPDIINAILAGDTVILIDNIQTAIVVNSRAWEKRSLEPPVTEDLIRGPRVGLNEDINVNKMLIRRGLRDPKLRFQSYIMGKRSQKEVTLVYIEDIINPYIVKELDRRLQSIVTDVIFETGTIEQLIQDNNLSPFPQFLNTERPDNIVASLTKGKAAILVDGSPFALIAPLVFVDIFQSVEDHYERWLIGTLLRILRMVSGIMAVLLPAMYVALVSYHQGLIPSKLAYSIAGAREGVPFPAYIETLMMALTMELIREAGIRLPKPMGQTIGIVGGLVIGEAAVNAGIVNPFLVIIIAVTAIATFSLPVYSITITFRILLFVFVLAATAFGLYGIILALIALAVHITNLKSVGVPYTTPIAPAFYKDWKEELIRIPKSMLKERPEYLQTKDSTLRPKERE